A genome region from Calliopsis andreniformis isolate RMS-2024a chromosome 2, iyCalAndr_principal, whole genome shotgun sequence includes the following:
- the LOC143188386 gene encoding uncharacterized protein LOC143188386: protein MKKLIFHCTEVLLRLEFSKQEKRNGNRRLHQDHRRDQGVRESFHESLFSAKVKQKNHLSLPFLEDHGILAANSRIRFPSLPRVSAYRGELNCVLRDHKRVSARTESALTLLRVKMNRNVWTLLMLLCLASIFEANAARRLLRRESLEDHSDSAEPKSEGADINPVRLPRRFRGNSPTQRLHIKDQHNFDGKVEKININSEEDFPGIRAYGMQKKILKNNGHIERMQAEAEGKSGLDSRVARAIEAYGKSKEHLESNGEIQRVLRPTAMHQVPRGPGPRLVRSIESIEKQEGNEEGKKNTEDLEAQDAKVFRPLFVYRQQIAKRQQRGRNQIHGYQASQKPCQDRRPVY from the exons ATGAAGAAATTAATTTTCCACTGCACAGAAGTTCTCCTTCGACTAGAATTCTCTAAGCAGGAAAAAAGGAACGGAAATAGAAGACTCCA CCAAGATCATCGAAGAGACCAAGGTGTACGAGAGAGTTTTCACGAAAGCCTGTTCTCAGCGAAGGTGAAGCAAAAGAACCATCTTTCTCTGCCTTTCCTCGAGGATC ACGGAATACTTGCCGCGAACAGCAGGATTCGTTTCCCCTCTCTGCCCAGGGTATCTGCATACCGAGGCGAGCTCAATTGCGTTCTTCGAGATCATAAACGCG TCTCGGCAAGAACAGAATCTGCTCTGACGCTCCTGCGAGTGAAGATGAACCGCAACGTGTGGACGCTATTAATG CTGCTTTGCTTGGCTTCGATATTCGAAGCAAATGCCGCAAGAAGACTCTTGAGGAGAGAGTCTCTCGAGGATCACTCTGATTCTGCGGAGCCGAAGTCAGAAGGCGCAGATATCAACCCAGTTCGACTTCCAAGAAGGTTCAGAGGAAACAGCCCCACTCAAAGACTGCACATAAAAGATCAACATAACTTCGATGGAAAAGTCGAGAAAATTAACATCAACTCTGAGGAGGATTTTCCTGGGATTCGAGCATACGGAATGCAGAAGAAGATCCTGAAGAACAATGGCCATATTGAGAGGATGCAGGCGGAGGCTGAAGGGAAGAGTGGTCTTGATTCAAGAGTTGCTCGTGCG ATCGAAGCCTATGGAAAATCGAAGGAGCATCTCGAATCCAACGGAGAGATCCAGAGGGTGCTACGCCCCACAGCGATGCACCAAGTTCCAAGAGGTCCAGGACCAAGACTGGTTAGGTCCATCGAGTCCATCGAGAAGCAGGAAGGCAACGAAGAGGGGAAGAAAAACACAGAGGATCTGGAAGCACAGGACGCCAAAGTGTTCAGACCGCTGTTCGTCTACAGGCAACAGATAGCGAAGAGGCAACAGCGAGGCAGGAATCAAATTCACGGTTATCAAGCGAGTCAGAAACCTTGCCAGGACCGACGACCAGTTTACTGA
- the LOC143188385 gene encoding uncharacterized protein LOC143188385 produces IFSPRSCGKLLHSISVIVLHVLDALLLIILLPFMLWQWISANDRLKLILRAIVEVTLELIMWVIFAGVSILMTATFVVEDGYFRKNDEEKLRRLLNETTINYGSVNDNKDTRILETESLLKEKEKLKIPDNGK; encoded by the exons ATTTTTAGTCCCAGATCGTGTGGTAAATTGTTACACTCGATATCAGTTATCGTGTTACACGTGCTAGATGCTCTGCTTCTAATCATACTTCTGCCTTTcatgctctggcaatggatatCTGCCAACGATCGTCTGAAGCTTATTCTGAGAGCCATCGTAGAG GTCACGTTGGAACTGATCATGTGGGTGATCTTCGCCGGGGTCTCTATACTCATGACAGCGACTTTCGTCGTGGAAGACGGCTACTTCCGGAAGAATGACGAGGAGAAGCTGAGAAGGCTACTGAACGAGACTACAATCAACTATGGGAGTGTCAATGACAATAAAGATACTCGTATTTTAGAAACTGAGAGCCTTTTAAAGGAAAAAGAGAAGTTGAAGATCCCTGACAATGG